In Oryza sativa Japonica Group chromosome 2, ASM3414082v1, the following are encoded in one genomic region:
- the LOC107280028 gene encoding uncharacterized protein, with product MEMEPSPAPTMADLPADLLREIFRHLRCVADRDAAADVCRTWRGALAEPTPPPSPPRPLPWLLLPSAGDDFIHVYCFYCGIDRCSLHHRLSPAHGARCFGSHEGGWLFVAFEHNRLHAMINLRSREDSKSSLIPFPDLLRSYQDEDDYQRAQNMVILAAALSSSPGGTSCIGAGIVMRWDLIAGSCRLAFWRMGDRVAVEGTMAPDSTVRLRDEIQDVIYQDGAFRFVTRRGFLVTCIPMFYADGGLQGTTESVQRIRHRERLREHVHARYLVESRAKLLMIVRFAARPRSPTSLFKVFEMVQEMVQDYTGVEKIEDTWTELESLDGRLFFVGRGCSRSYESSAYPELGLGLKEGVYFLDDYVYADEGMPFRDEGHRRYPCSDNGRWCDGHVHRCFSEQRASSAHSSPTWLLP from the coding sequence ATGGAGATGGAGCCCTCGCCTGCGCCTACTATGGCGGATTTGCCGGCTGATTTGCTGCGGGAGATCTTCCGCCATTTGCGATGTGTCGCGGACCGCGATGCTGCGGCCGACGTCTGCAGGACATGGCGCGGCGCACTCGCCGAGCccacgccgcctccctcgccgccgcgccctctcccttgGTTACTCCTCCCATCCGCCGGCGATGATTTCATCCACGTCTACTGCTTCTACTGCGGGATCGACCGCTGCAGTCTTCACCACCGCCTCAGCCCCGCGCACGGGGCGCGCTGCTTCGGCTCGCATGAGGGAGGGTGGCTGTTCGTCGCCTTCGAGCACAATCGACTTCACGCCATGATCAACCTCCGGTCACGCGAGGATTCCAAGAGCAGCTTGATTCCTTTCCCCGACCTGCTCCGCTCGTATCAGGACGAGGACGACTACCAGCGCGCACAGAACATGGTTATACTGGCAGCAGCACTCTCCTCTTCCCCAGGCGGCACGAGCTGCATTGGCGCGGGCATCGTCATGCGCTGGGATCTCATCGCCGGCTCGTGCCGTCTCGCCTTCTGGCGTATGGGAGATCGTGTTGCCGTCGAAGGAACAATGGCGCCCGACTCAACAGTCAGACTCAGAGATGAGATACAGGATGTCATCTATCAGGATGGCGCCTTCCGGTTCGTGACGAGGAGGGGATTCCTCGTCACCTGTATCCCCATGTTCTACGCAGATGGTGGCCTCCAAGGCACTACAGAGTCTGTTCAGCGCATCCGGCACCGGGAGCGCTTGCGCGAACATGTCCATGCGCGCTATCTCGTGGAGTCCCGGGCCAAGCTTCTGATGATTGTGAGATTTGCAGCTCGGCCACGTTCTCCCACAAGCCTATTCAAGGTGTTCGAGATGGTtcaggagatggtgcaggactACACCGGCGTGGAGAAAATTGAGGACACCTGGACCGAACTGGAGTCGCTGGATGGGCGTCTATTCTTCGTCGGGCGTGGCTGCTCCAGATCGTATGAATCATCTGCCTATCCTGAGCTTGGGCTGGGACTCAAGGAGGGTGTCTACTTCCTGGATGACTACGTTTACGCCGATGAGGGCATGCCCTTCCGCGATGAGGGACATCGCCGTTATCCCTGCAGCGACAACGGGAGGTGGTGCGACGGGCACGTTCATCGCTGTTTCTCGGAGCAGCGCGCATCGTCTGCCCACTCCTCTCCGACTTGGTTACTCCCGTGA
- the LOC4330945 gene encoding beta-1,3-galactosyltransferase pvg3 produces MELHLKPAKAPAIRLRLSIISLAPPNCTHLQFNSQQSLDHKESFLNRSSNDDEDDDDCVELELLPAMPPAKSSKHGFPKLSASSKALVLLPLLLLGFIYLFVYPKEFELQALMMSSCGPTTAAGAYTAAPRRLAGEPPASRKPDFRLLIGVLTRADNYERRHLLRMVYGLQLAAGDLTAHVDVRFVFCRLYKDDQRVLVPLEILRHGDIIVLDECEENLNGGKTYAFFSAAARLYADDPYDYVMKADDDIFLRLPRLLASLGAMPREDAYYGATIPCGSMDPFREYMSGMAYALSWDVVEWVATSDVPRNRTVGPEDRMTGQWLRLGGRGKNRFNAKPAMYDYPLPAPVDKCSHEFIPDTIAVHRLKDNPRWAETLKYFNFTKGLEPSKFYKIN; encoded by the coding sequence ATGGAGCTCCATCTCAAACCGGCCAAAGCACCGGCGATCCGCCTCCGCCTTAGCATCATATCACTCGCGCCACCCAATTGCACGCATTTACAATTCAATTCACAGCAATCTCTGGATCACAAGGAGAGCTTCTTGAATCGCAGCAGcaacgacgacgaagacgacgacgactgtgtcgagctcgagctcttgCCTGCCATGCCGCCGGCGAAGAGCTCTAAGCATGGCTTCCCCAAGCTGTCGGCGTCAAGCAAGGCGCtggtgctgctgccgctgctgctcctcGGGTTCATCTACCTCTTCGTCTACCCCAAGGAGTTCGAGCTGCAGGCGCTCATGATGAGCTCGTGcgggccgacgacggcggcgggggcgtacacggcggcgccgcgccgcctcgccggggaGCCACCGGCGTCGCGGAAGCCCGACTTCCGCCTCCTCATCGGCGTGCTCACCCGCGCCGACAACTACGAGCGCCGGCACCTCCTTCGCATGGTGTACGGCctccagctcgccgccggcgacctgaCCGCGCACGTCGACGTCCGCTTCGTCTTCTGCCGCCTCTACAAGGACGACCAGCGCGTCCTCGTCCCGCTCGAGATCCTCCGCCACGGCGACATCATCGTCCTCGACGAGTGCGAGGAGAACCTCAACGGCGGCAAGACGTACGCCTTCttctccgcggcggcgcggctgtaCGCCGACGACCCCTACGACTACGTGATGAAGGCCGACGACGACATCTTCCTCCGGCTGCCGCGGCTGCTGGCCTCCCTGGGCGCGATGCCGCGGGAGGACGCGTACTACGGCGCCACCATCCCGTGCGGCAGCATGGACCCGTTCAGGGAGTACATGTCCGGCATGGCGTACGCGCTGTCGTGGGACGTCGTCGAGTGGGTGGCGACCTCCGACGTGCCGCGCAACCGCACCGTGGGGCCGGAGGACAGGATGACGGGGCAGTGGCTGCGGCTcggggggagagggaagaaCAGGTTCAACGCCAAGCCGGCCATGTACGACTACCcgctgccggcgccggtggACAAGTGCTCGCACGAGTTTATCCCGGACACCATCGCCGTCCACCGCCTCAAGGACAACCCGCGCTGGGCCGAGACGCTCAAGTACTTCAACTTCACCAAGGGCCTCGAGCCCTCAAAGTTCTACAAGATAAACTAG
- the LOC107278175 gene encoding uncharacterized protein: MSPATAATAGCHHLLLPTASRPCGAPPRRLARGAAAAAAAAGHVSVVGRRPLEEVYKVRVERGAAARERAEALRAMETWSTWRTGGRCRMPWDWHVDQLVYIVSGEVRVLPAEATTGEEYMHFVAGDLVRYPKWFEADLYFDGPYEERYRFLAYGDDN; the protein is encoded by the coding sequence ATGAGTCCCGCCACCGCAGCCACGGCCGgatgccaccacctcctcctccccacggCGAGCCGGCCATGCGGCGCGCCTCCTCGACGGCTAGCACGAGGcgccgcagcggcagcggcagcagccggGCACGTGTCGGTGGTGGGTCGGCGGCCGCTGGAGGAGGTATACAAGGTGCGGGtggagcgcggcgcggcggcgcgggagcgggCGGAGGCGCTGCGGGCGATGGAGACGTGGTCCACGTGGCGGACGGGCGGGCGGTGCCGGATGCCCTGGGACTGGCACGTGGACCAGCTCGTCTACATCGTCTCCGGCGAGGTCCGCGTGCTCCCGGCCGAGGCCACCACCGGCGAGGAGTACATGcacttcgtcgccggcgacctcgtccGGTACCCCAAGTGGTTCGAGGCCGACCTGTACTTCGACGGGCCTTACGAGGAGCGCTACCGATTCCTCGCCTATGGGGATGACAACTGA
- the LOC9266758 gene encoding uncharacterized protein: MPLLGNSKRSVGASRPLRIQAESSSEEGRVGLGTPAPSQHPLPGGALTRRVDTSNLQEPLPTAVSKLPSQDKNASVIVIVPGWSSDDNNFSEAVKKLLFGRIGADHSVDQKVPPPAVRTVIVHIFGRYGPYLARHMEGLTAQAHLRRQEMTFEPNMCHRGIIKERVDELLEPARPSSPKCCSCDRPADWITSCCSLMLCSYCMPDKFHQKHKRGHSRELCRAQGAIGLLNPRSPLEEETRYLMKNDMLCKREIILQVEDEESGRTRECDIFVLRSMLPLADLWNRKRLNRLFTCGYHMRWNGVLDELFRTENKLSFMK; the protein is encoded by the exons ATGCCCCTGCTGGGAAACAGCAAGCGCTCTGTGGGCGCATCCAGGCCCCTGCGCATCCAAG CGGAGAGCAGCAGTGAGGAAGGCCGCGTCGGGCTGGGGACACCTGCACCATCACAACATCCGTTGCCTGGTGGCGCACTCACCCGTCGTGTGGATACCTCCAATCTCCAGGAACCACTGCCCACCGCTGTGTCTAAGCTACCTTCTCAGGACAAAAATG CTTCTGTTATTGTGATAGTTCCCGGATGGTCTTCTGATGATAATAACTTCTCGGAGGCAGTGAAGAAACTGTTGTTTGGCCGAATAGGGGCAGACCACTCAGTTGATCAAAAGGTGCCACCGCCAGCAGTGAGAACAGTGATTGTACATATCTTTGGTAGATATGGACCATATCTAGCTCGTCATATGGAGGGATTGACTGCGCAAGCCCATCTTAGGCGTCAAGAAATGACATTTGAACCAAATATGTGCCACAGAG gtatAATCAAGGAGAGAGTGGATGAACTCTTGGAGCCAGCGAGGCCTTCCTCTCCGAAGTGCTGTTCTTGCGATCGGCCTGCTGACTGGATAACATCATGCTGCTCGTTGATGCTATGCTCGTATTGCATGCCGGACAAGTTTCATCAGAAGCACAAGCGAGGACATAGCCGGGAACTCTGCCGCGCGCAAGGTGCCATTGGCCTGCTCAATCCCCGGAGTCCGTTGGAGGAGGAAACGAGGTACCTGATGAAAAATGACATGCTCTGCAAGCGAGAAATTATTCTACAGGTTGAGGACGAGGAGAGCGGGAGAACACGGGAGTGCGACATTTTCGTGCTCAGAAGCATGTTACCTCTGGCTGACCTGTGGAACAGGAAGCGCTTAAACAGGCTATTCACGTGTGGCTATCACATGAGGTGGAATGGGGTGCTCGACGAGCTCTTCAGAACGGAGAACAAGCTATCTTTCATGAAGTAG
- the LOC4330943 gene encoding 26S proteasome regulatory subunit 7A produces the protein MAPEPEDDIMNEKNPRPLDEDDIALLKTYGLGPYSTSIKKVEKEIKEMAKKINDLCGIKESDTGLAPPSQWDLVSDKQMMQEEQPLQVARCTKIISPNTDDAKYVINVKQIAKFVVGLGDKVSPTDIEEGMRVGVDRNKYQIQIPLPPKIDPSVTMMTVEEKPDVTYNDVGGCKEQIEKMREVVELPMLHPEKFVKLGIDPPKGVLCYGPPGTGKTLLARAVANRTDACFIRVIGSELVQKYVGEGARMVRELFQMARSKKACIVFFDEVDAIGGARFDDGVGGDNEVQRTMLEIVNQLDGFDARGNIKVLMATNRPDTLDPALLRPGRLDRKVEFGLPDLEGRTQIFKIHTRTMNCERDIRFELLARLCPNSTGADIRSVCTEAGMYAIRARRKTVTEKDFLDAVNKVIKGYQKFSATPKYMVYN, from the exons ATGGCGCCGGAGCCGGAAGACGACATCATGAACGAGAAGAACCCCCGCCCGCTCGACGAGGACGACATCGCTCTCCTCAAGACCTAC GGGCTTGGGCCATACTCCACAAGCATTAAGAAGGTggagaaagaaataaaagaaatggCTAAGAAGATCAATGACCTTTGTG GGATTAAGGAGTCTGACACTGGGCTGGCACCACCCAGCCAATGGGATCTAGTATCAGATAAGCAGATGATGCAAGAAGAGCAACCGCTGCAA GTGGCTAGGTGTACCAAGATTATAAGTCCTAATACTGATGATGCTAAATATGTGATTAATGTAAAACAAATTGCAAAG TTTGTGGTTGGCCTAGGGGATAAAGTTTCTCCAACTGACATTGAGGAAGGGATGAGAGTGGG TGTTGATCGGAACAAGTACCAGATTCAAATTCCTTTGCCACCCAAAATTGACCCAAGTGTTACCATGATGACAGTTGAGGAAAAACCTGATGTGACATATAATGATGTGGGTGGTTGCAAGGAACAGATTGAAAAAATGCGGGAG GTTGTTGAGCTTCCCATGCTTCACCCAGAGAAGTTTGTCAAGCTTGGTATTGATCCTCCAAAGGGGGTCCTTTGCTATGGCCCTCCTGGAACTGGCAAAACACTTCTTGCTAGAGCAGTGGCCAATCGTACAGATGCTTGTTTTATCCGTGTAATTGGCAGTGAGTTAGTTCAAAAATATGTTGGTGAAGGGGCACGGATGGTCCGGGAATTATTTCAG ATGGCCCGCTCGAAGAAAGCATGCATTGTCTTCTTTGATGAGGTTGATGCTATTGGAGGTGCTCGCTTCGATGATGGGGTTGGGGGTGATAATGAGGTTCAGCGTACCATGTTGGAAATTGTGAACCAACTCGATGGGTTTGATGCGAGGGGAAACATCAAGGTTCTGATGGCCACAAACAG GCCTGATACCTTAGATCCTGCACTTCTACGTCCTGGTCGTTTGGACAGGAAGGTAGAATTTGGCTTACCTGACCTGGAGGGCCGTACCCAAATATTCAAGATACATACACGCACCATGAACTGTGAGCGCGATATCCGTTTCGAGCTGCTGGCTCGCCTCTGCCCCAACTCAACTG GAGCTGATATAAGGAGTGTCTGCACAGAAGCTGGCATGTATGCGATTCGCGCCCGACGGAAAACAGTGACTGAGAAGGACTTCCTTGATGCTGTAAACAAGGTCATCAAAGGGTATCAGAAGTTCAGCGCGACTCCAAAATACATGGTGTATAACTAA